Proteins from one Candidatus Hydrogenedentota bacterium genomic window:
- a CDS encoding bifunctional methionine sulfoxide reductase B/A protein: MNPLTPEEEYVIVHKGTERPFSGKFEKHKEKGTYTCRRCNAPLYRSESKFDSGCGWPSFDDEIPGAVLRLPDRDGMRTEIVCAKCGGHLGHVFLGERLTPKNTRHCVNSVSMGFVPDPSPAAAVQPGAVQPATERAVFAGGCFWGVEYHFRRVKGVLSTRVGYTGGTTKNPTYEQVCRGGTGHAEAMEVVFDPSQTDYETLARLFFETHDPTQLNRQGPDIGDQYRSAVYYASEAQKAVAEKLIGLLRAKGLNVVTELRPADTFWPAEDYHQQYYDKKGAQPYCHIYTRRF, from the coding sequence ATGAATCCACTTACCCCGGAAGAGGAATACGTGATTGTCCACAAGGGGACCGAACGCCCCTTTTCCGGGAAATTCGAGAAGCACAAGGAAAAGGGCACCTACACGTGCCGGCGCTGCAACGCGCCGCTTTACCGCTCGGAGAGCAAGTTCGACTCCGGGTGCGGCTGGCCCAGTTTTGACGATGAGATTCCCGGCGCGGTGCTGCGCCTGCCCGACCGGGACGGCATGCGCACGGAGATTGTCTGCGCGAAATGCGGCGGACACCTGGGCCATGTCTTTCTGGGCGAGCGGCTTACCCCGAAAAACACCCGGCACTGCGTGAACTCGGTCTCGATGGGCTTTGTCCCGGACCCGTCCCCCGCCGCGGCGGTCCAACCGGGCGCCGTCCAGCCCGCCACGGAGCGGGCCGTCTTTGCGGGGGGCTGCTTCTGGGGCGTGGAGTACCATTTCCGGCGGGTGAAGGGTGTGCTGTCCACGCGGGTGGGCTACACCGGGGGGACCACGAAGAACCCGACCTATGAGCAGGTTTGCCGGGGCGGCACGGGCCACGCCGAGGCGATGGAGGTGGTCTTTGACCCCTCCCAAACCGACTATGAGACCCTGGCCCGGCTGTTCTTCGAAACCCATGACCCCACCCAACTGAACCGTCAGGGCCCGGACATCGGCGACCAGTACCGGTCGGCGGTCTATTACGCCAGTGAGGCGCAGAAGGCCGTGGCGGAGAAACTGATTGGGCTGCTGCGCGCAAAAGGGTTGAACGTGGTCACGGAGCTGCGCCCGGCGGACACTTTCTGGCCCGCCGAGGACTACCACCAGCAGTACTACGACAAGAAGGGCGCCCAGCCCTACTGCCACATTTACACCAGGCGGTTCTGA
- a CDS encoding aspartate ammonia-lyase, producing MPEIPTHTETHPSRREADLLGARDVPAEALYGVHTLRARENFPLAGRPMHPELFRAYGSVKLACAQTNRELGCWAENPAKAEALCRACGEMASGLLDEWNVTDALQGGAGTSANLNVNEVLANRALEILGEPFGSYGTVSPLDDVNLHQSTNDTYPTALRLAAIRGLRTLEAALVALQEAFQAKEQAFAHVVKLGRTECQDAVPVTLGRGMGAYAEAFARDRWRVYKCEERLRVVNLGGTAIGTGHAAPRQFIFRAVEALREITGIGFARAENLVEATQNADVFAEVSGILKACAVSLLKTCGDLRLLSSGPDAGFGELRLPRMQAGSSIMPGKVNPVIPEAVSQAAMRVMGHDQVIALAASQGSLELNPFLPLIADCLLDSLDLLARACTLLRARCVEGMEADEARCRAHVDTASAAATALVPVLGYEAASAIAKEAAATGQRVRDLVLKKGLMTPEAFDALLTPEAVCRLGMPDGFRFSGGHGDEHAERA from the coding sequence ATGCCTGAAATCCCGACACACACCGAAACGCACCCCTCCCGGCGCGAGGCCGACCTGCTGGGCGCGCGCGACGTGCCCGCAGAGGCGCTGTACGGTGTCCACACCCTGCGCGCGCGGGAGAATTTCCCCCTGGCGGGGCGGCCCATGCACCCCGAATTGTTCCGCGCATACGGCTCGGTGAAGCTGGCCTGCGCCCAGACCAACCGGGAGTTGGGCTGCTGGGCGGAGAACCCCGCAAAGGCGGAGGCGCTCTGCCGGGCCTGCGGCGAAATGGCGTCGGGCCTGCTGGACGAATGGAACGTGACGGACGCGCTGCAGGGGGGCGCGGGCACCAGCGCCAACCTGAACGTGAACGAGGTGCTCGCCAACCGGGCGCTGGAAATTCTCGGAGAGCCCTTCGGCAGTTACGGCACGGTCTCCCCCCTGGACGACGTGAACCTGCACCAGTCCACCAACGACACCTATCCCACGGCGCTGCGGCTTGCGGCCATCCGGGGGCTGCGGACGCTGGAGGCCGCGCTGGTGGCGCTGCAGGAGGCGTTCCAGGCGAAGGAGCAGGCTTTCGCCCATGTGGTGAAGCTGGGGCGCACCGAATGCCAGGACGCGGTGCCGGTGACCCTGGGCCGCGGGATGGGCGCATACGCCGAGGCCTTCGCCCGCGACCGCTGGCGGGTCTACAAGTGCGAGGAGCGCCTGCGCGTGGTCAACCTCGGCGGCACCGCCATAGGCACGGGCCACGCCGCGCCCCGGCAGTTCATCTTCCGCGCCGTGGAGGCGCTGCGCGAAATCACGGGCATCGGCTTCGCCCGCGCGGAGAACCTGGTCGAGGCCACGCAGAACGCGGACGTCTTCGCCGAGGTCTCGGGCATCCTGAAGGCCTGCGCCGTGAGCCTGCTGAAAACCTGCGGCGACCTGCGCCTGCTCTCGTCGGGGCCCGACGCGGGTTTCGGCGAACTGCGCCTGCCCCGGATGCAGGCGGGCTCGTCCATCATGCCGGGAAAGGTGAACCCCGTCATCCCGGAGGCGGTGAGCCAGGCGGCCATGCGGGTCATGGGCCACGACCAGGTCATCGCCCTCGCGGCGTCGCAGGGCAGCCTGGAGCTGAACCCCTTTCTGCCGCTCATCGCGGACTGCCTGCTGGACAGCCTGGACCTGCTGGCCCGGGCCTGCACCCTGCTGCGCGCCCGCTGCGTGGAGGGCATGGAGGCGGACGAGGCCCGCTGCCGCGCCCATGTGGACACGGCGTCCGCCGCCGCCACGGCGCTGGTCCCCGTGCTGGGCTACGAGGCCGCCTCGGCCATCGCGAAAGAGGCCGCCGCCACGGGCCAAAGGGTCCGCGATCTGGTGTTGAAAAAGGGGCTGATGACCCCGGAGGCCTTTGACGCGCTGCTGACCCCCGAGGCGGTGTGCCGGCTGGGCATGCCCGACGGGTTCCGTTTCAGCGGCGGCCATGGAGACGAGCATGCAGAGCGCGCCTAA
- the hydF gene encoding [FeFe] hydrogenase H-cluster maturation GTPase HydF yields the protein MQSAPKSMRLHIGIFGRRNAGKSSLLNAITRQQVSIVSEHAGTTTDPVEKPMELLPLGPVLFIDTAGIDDLGALGALRVEKTRAVLDRTDLGVIVAAAGEWGDFEEELLGELVRRGLPAVAVFNKTDIAPPEAALADALTARGVRVVRTAASTGAGILDFRQALLDGAPADFIETPAIVADLVGPGEMAVLVVPIDKEAPKGRLILPQVQSIRDLLDGDACCLVVKERELRDALDRLKRPPKLVITDSQAFLKVAADTPPDVPMTSFSILFARYRGDLVTQSVGAAAIGGLKPGDKILIAESCSHHPIADDIGRVKIPRWLTQYVGGKLEIDHVQGHDFPANLSDYALVVHCGACTTNRRAMLGRILRCRQAGVPVTNYGLAIAYSLGIFERALAPFPAALDAYRAAAAGTKNG from the coding sequence ATGCAGAGCGCGCCTAAGTCCATGCGGCTGCACATCGGCATTTTCGGCCGGCGCAACGCGGGCAAATCGAGCCTGCTGAACGCGATCACCCGGCAGCAAGTCTCGATCGTCTCCGAGCATGCGGGCACCACCACGGACCCCGTGGAAAAGCCCATGGAGCTGCTCCCGCTCGGCCCGGTGCTCTTCATTGACACGGCGGGCATAGACGACCTCGGCGCCCTGGGCGCGCTGCGCGTGGAGAAGACCCGCGCCGTCCTCGACCGGACGGACCTCGGCGTGATTGTCGCCGCCGCGGGCGAATGGGGCGACTTCGAGGAGGAGCTGCTGGGCGAACTGGTCCGGCGCGGCCTGCCCGCCGTGGCGGTCTTCAACAAGACGGACATTGCCCCGCCGGAGGCGGCCCTGGCCGACGCGCTGACCGCGCGCGGCGTGCGGGTGGTGCGCACCGCGGCCAGCACGGGCGCGGGCATCCTGGATTTCCGCCAGGCGCTGCTGGACGGCGCCCCGGCGGACTTCATCGAGACCCCGGCCATTGTCGCCGACCTGGTCGGCCCCGGCGAGATGGCCGTGCTGGTCGTGCCGATTGACAAGGAGGCGCCCAAGGGGCGGCTTATCCTCCCGCAGGTGCAGTCCATCCGCGACCTGCTCGACGGCGACGCCTGCTGCCTCGTGGTGAAGGAGCGCGAGCTGCGCGACGCCCTGGACCGGCTGAAACGCCCACCGAAACTGGTCATCACGGACTCGCAGGCCTTTCTGAAGGTGGCGGCGGACACTCCGCCCGACGTACCCATGACCAGTTTCTCCATCCTCTTCGCGCGCTACCGGGGCGACCTGGTCACCCAGTCCGTCGGCGCGGCGGCCATCGGCGGCCTGAAGCCCGGCGACAAGATTCTCATCGCCGAGTCGTGCAGCCACCACCCCATCGCGGACGACATCGGCCGGGTGAAGATTCCCCGCTGGCTCACGCAGTATGTGGGCGGAAAGCTGGAGATAGACCACGTGCAGGGCCACGACTTCCCGGCGAACCTGTCGGACTACGCCCTGGTGGTCCACTGCGGCGCCTGCACCACCAACCGCCGCGCCATGCTCGGGCGCATCCTGCGCTGCCGCCAGGCCGGGGTGCCGGTCACCAATTACGGCCTGGCCATCGCCTACAGCCTGGGCATTTTCGAGCGCGCCCTCGCGCCCTTCCCCGCCGCCCTCGACGCGTACCGGGCGGCGGCGGCGGGAACCAAGAACGGATAA
- the hydE gene encoding [FeFe] hydrogenase H-cluster radical SAM maturase HydE: MPFDSLTLPEIEQWLREEDPARLEGLWAAADAARLSHVGEAVHLRGLIEISNHCCRMCGYCGLRAANTGLERYRMSRDEILACARESREFGYGTVVMQAGEDYGITRDWLTDVIRAVKAETGQAVTLSLGERPDGDLVAWREAGADRYLLRFETSDARLYTMIHPPGPGRALSDRIAMLRRLRELGYEIGSGVMVGIPGQTWAMLARDLDTFRGMDMDMIGIGPYLSHPATPLARNLPVDGAAAVLPMPAPAGEQVPNSEAVTYRAVALTRLLCPESNIPSTTALATLNLARGRELGLQRGANVVMPNLTPPEYRRLYEIYPAKACLSETGRECHACMKGRIRSIGRVPGTGHGGRGRAGN; the protein is encoded by the coding sequence ATGCCTTTTGACAGCCTGACCCTTCCCGAAATCGAACAGTGGCTGCGCGAGGAGGACCCCGCAAGGCTGGAGGGGCTCTGGGCGGCGGCGGACGCCGCGCGCCTCAGCCATGTGGGCGAGGCGGTCCATCTGCGCGGGCTGATCGAAATCTCCAACCACTGCTGCCGCATGTGCGGCTACTGCGGGCTGCGCGCGGCGAACACGGGACTCGAACGGTACCGCATGAGCCGCGATGAAATCCTCGCCTGCGCCCGCGAGTCCCGCGAGTTCGGCTACGGCACGGTGGTGATGCAGGCGGGGGAGGACTACGGCATCACGCGGGACTGGCTCACGGATGTGATTCGGGCGGTGAAGGCCGAGACGGGCCAGGCGGTGACGCTGAGCCTGGGCGAGCGGCCCGACGGGGACCTCGTCGCGTGGCGCGAGGCCGGCGCCGACCGGTACCTGCTCCGCTTCGAGACCTCGGACGCGCGCCTGTACACCATGATTCACCCCCCCGGACCCGGCCGCGCCCTCTCCGACCGCATCGCCATGCTGCGGCGGCTGCGCGAACTGGGCTATGAGATCGGCAGCGGGGTCATGGTCGGCATTCCCGGCCAGACTTGGGCCATGCTCGCCAGGGACCTGGACACGTTCCGGGGCATGGACATGGACATGATCGGCATCGGGCCGTATCTGTCCCATCCCGCAACCCCCCTGGCGCGCAACCTGCCCGTGGACGGCGCGGCGGCGGTGCTGCCGATGCCCGCCCCCGCCGGGGAGCAGGTCCCCAACAGCGAGGCCGTGACCTACCGGGCCGTCGCGCTCACCCGGCTGCTCTGCCCCGAGTCCAACATCCCCAGCACCACCGCCCTGGCCACGCTGAATCTGGCGCGGGGGCGCGAACTGGGACTGCAACGGGGCGCGAATGTGGTGATGCCCAACCTGACCCCGCCGGAATACCGGCGCCTGTACGAAATTTACCCCGCCAAGGCCTGCCTCAGCGAGACGGGCCGCGAATGCCACGCCTGCATGAAGGGCCGCATCCGCTCGATAGGCCGTGTGCCCGGCACGGGGCACGGCGGCCGGGGCCGCGCGGGGAACTGA
- a CDS encoding NTP transferase domain-containing protein: MKAVIMAAGKSTRTYPLTLTRPKPLLPVMGKPVFARQLESLAGLVDGIVAVVGYRSDMIRGAFGSEFMGLPISYVEQTEQRGTGHAVLQCAGLLDGPFLVMNGDDLYDASDLARLASRENAALAMEVPDPRLYGIYETDEADRVVRLVEKPREVFSNLANIGAYSLTPEVFGVLRDTAPSERGEIELTSAVQTLAGRGAFHVVRARGYWLPIGYPWHLLDAARWFLDRCLESIVEGEASDRATVTGPVYIGPGTVVRPGAVIDGPAWIGRDCRIGPNCWIRPYSILCDGAVVGQGSEIKASILMEGAAAPHKNYVGDSILGAHCNLGCGTVTANLRHDLGNVRSMVGGKLVDTGRQKLGAIVGDNAHTGVNTSILPGRKLWPGTTTRPGAVVDRDITE, encoded by the coding sequence ATGAAAGCAGTCATCATGGCGGCGGGGAAGTCCACCCGCACCTATCCGCTTACCCTGACCCGTCCGAAGCCCCTGCTGCCGGTGATGGGGAAGCCGGTCTTTGCCCGGCAACTTGAGTCGCTTGCCGGGCTGGTGGACGGCATCGTCGCCGTGGTGGGCTACCGTAGCGACATGATCCGGGGCGCTTTCGGTTCCGAGTTCATGGGGCTGCCCATCTCCTACGTGGAGCAGACCGAGCAGCGGGGCACGGGCCACGCGGTGCTCCAGTGCGCCGGGCTGCTGGACGGGCCCTTTCTGGTGATGAACGGGGACGACCTGTACGACGCTTCGGACCTGGCGCGGCTGGCGTCGCGGGAGAACGCCGCGCTCGCCATGGAGGTGCCCGACCCGCGCCTTTACGGCATTTACGAGACGGACGAGGCGGACCGGGTGGTGCGGCTCGTGGAAAAGCCCAGGGAGGTCTTTTCCAATCTGGCCAACATCGGCGCCTACTCGCTCACCCCGGAGGTTTTCGGGGTGCTCCGGGACACGGCCCCGTCCGAGCGCGGGGAAATCGAGCTCACCTCGGCGGTGCAGACCCTGGCCGGGCGCGGCGCGTTCCATGTGGTCCGGGCGCGGGGCTACTGGCTTCCCATCGGCTACCCCTGGCATTTGCTGGACGCCGCCCGGTGGTTTTTGGACCGGTGCCTGGAGTCCATCGTCGAGGGGGAGGCCAGCGACCGCGCCACCGTCACCGGCCCCGTGTACATCGGCCCCGGCACGGTGGTGCGTCCGGGCGCGGTGATAGACGGGCCCGCGTGGATTGGCCGCGACTGCCGCATCGGCCCGAACTGCTGGATCAGGCCCTACAGCATTCTCTGCGACGGCGCGGTCGTCGGCCAGGGCAGCGAAATCAAGGCCTCCATCCTGATGGAGGGCGCCGCCGCCCCCCACAAAAATTACGTCGGCGACAGCATTCTCGGCGCGCACTGCAATCTCGGCTGCGGCACCGTCACGGCCAATCTCCGGCATGACCTGGGAAATGTGCGGTCCATGGTGGGCGGAAAACTGGTGGACACGGGCCGCCAGAAACTCGGCGCCATTGTCGGCGACAACGCCCACACCGGCGTCAACACCTCCATACTGCCGGGCAGGAAACTGTGGCCCGGCACCACCACGCGCCCCGGCGCGGTGGTGGACCGCGACATCACGGAGTAG